A genome region from Psychrilyobacter piezotolerans includes the following:
- a CDS encoding flavodoxin family protein: MRVCILFGSLRNSSNTALLLEPFVDELKRLGVDIDYITLKDKHIEPCTACWTCQNIFENPGCPKEDDMNIIYEAVLRSDCIIFATPIYSWYCTPPMKAVMDRLVYGMNKYYGDSKGPCLWEGKKCGLITTCGYEIEEGAGVFEEGLRRYSKHSNLEYIGKLAVRDIDGKKYFQNESAVKAAREFAERVFKSL, encoded by the coding sequence ATGAGGGTATGTATTTTGTTCGGGAGTTTAAGAAATAGCAGTAATACTGCATTGTTGTTGGAACCTTTTGTGGATGAATTAAAGAGGCTGGGAGTAGATATCGATTATATAACACTTAAAGATAAACATATAGAACCTTGTACAGCATGCTGGACATGTCAAAATATTTTTGAAAATCCAGGCTGTCCCAAGGAGGATGACATGAATATAATATATGAAGCTGTTTTGAGATCCGACTGTATTATATTTGCAACGCCTATCTATTCATGGTACTGCACACCGCCTATGAAGGCAGTTATGGACAGGCTGGTTTATGGGATGAATAAATATTATGGAGACTCCAAGGGCCCCTGCCTTTGGGAAGGGAAAAAGTGTGGATTAATTACAACATGCGGCTATGAAATAGAAGAGGGAGCCGGAGTTTTTGAGGAAGGGCTCAGGAGATATTCAAAACATTCAAACCTAGAATATATAGGAAAGTTAGCTGTTCGGGATATTGACGGGAAGAAATATTTTCAAAATGAATCTGCAGTGAAAGCTGCAAGGGAATTTGCCGAAAGGGTGTTTAAATCACTTTAA
- a CDS encoding PstS family phosphate ABC transporter substrate-binding protein yields MLKKILLGASLLLLVACGEGKTKSEVIKLQGSDTILNTSQAISEEFMKENKEARIAVTGGGSGTGIAAKLNGTVHIAMASRSIKDKELEKAKEVGIDLEEIVLGFDGITVITNHDNKIENLDRAVLGKVFAGEITNWNELGGDDAEIVVLSRDSSSGTHSYFKEAIVRNGDKKSEKEYGKKTLYMPSNQAILQEVKNNKYALGYIGMGYMEDSVKALSVDNVEPSFKNVADKSYPIAREVYWYVDADRKGDAAKLVEFALSPKGQEIVKSEGFVPAK; encoded by the coding sequence ATGTTAAAGAAAATATTATTAGGTGCATCGTTATTACTATTGGTAGCATGTGGAGAGGGAAAAACTAAGTCAGAGGTAATTAAATTACAAGGTTCAGATACAATATTAAATACTTCTCAAGCTATATCTGAGGAATTCATGAAAGAAAATAAAGAAGCAAGGATTGCAGTTACAGGGGGTGGATCTGGAACAGGTATCGCAGCAAAATTAAACGGTACAGTACATATCGCAATGGCTTCCAGATCGATAAAGGATAAGGAATTAGAAAAAGCCAAAGAGGTAGGAATTGATCTGGAGGAGATCGTACTTGGATTCGATGGAATAACTGTAATCACAAATCATGACAATAAGATAGAGAACTTAGATAGGGCTGTCCTAGGAAAGGTATTCGCAGGAGAGATCACTAACTGGAATGAATTAGGAGGAGACGACGCTGAAATCGTAGTTTTATCGAGAGATTCATCGTCAGGAACACATTCTTACTTTAAAGAGGCAATCGTTAGAAATGGAGATAAGAAGAGTGAAAAGGAATATGGAAAAAAAACACTATACATGCCTTCAAACCAAGCAATACTTCAAGAGGTTAAAAACAATAAATATGCTTTAGGATACATAGGTATGGGATATATGGAAGATTCAGTAAAGGCATTATCTGTAGATAATGTAGAACCTAGCTTTAAAAATGTAGCAGATAAGAGTTACCCGATTGCGAGAGAGGTTTACTGGTATGTCGATGCAGATAGAAAAGGTGATGCAGCTAAATTAGTAGAGTTTGCACTTTCACCTAAGGGACAAGAAATTGTTAAATCAGAAGGATTTGTACCAGCCAAGTAA
- a CDS encoding TM1266 family iron-only hydrogenase system putative regulator, translating to MSKRIATMSIFVENRESIASINKILMDFSEEIISRMGIPYREAGISVIVLILETDNDKIGALSGKIGNLKGVSVKTAAKK from the coding sequence ATGAGTAAAAGAATAGCCACTATGTCGATATTTGTTGAAAATAGAGAGAGTATAGCCAGTATAAACAAGATATTAATGGATTTTTCCGAAGAAATAATTTCCAGGATGGGAATTCCTTACAGGGAAGCCGGTATTTCTGTTATTGTGTTGATTTTAGAAACAGATAATGATAAAATAGGAGCACTATCAGGTAAAATAGGTAATCTTAAGGGTGTGTCTGTAAAGACTGCTGCCAAGAAATAA